A window of Bacillus sp. DX3.1 genomic DNA:
CCTTCTATATATCCCCTTACATCCTGTTCAAGATACACATAATCAAGAACTTGTTCTGCGACGCTGTATAGCTGTTCTTCAGATAAGAACGATTCTCTTTCATGAACAGATAAAACGAGTGGTGGGATCAAAATAGAAAAAGCACGCTTAAAAACAGAGTCCGTTCCTTTATCACCGATTTTGTAAAACAAATAGTCGGGACTCAGTGCCTGCAGCAGTAGTCCGCGTAGCTCCTTCTGCCTAAATACTTCACCTGTAATCCATCGTGACAGCGTACTGTAAATCAGTTTATCGCGCAGTTCGGCATCAGGTGATCCGATATAGTCAAGCATCCATTGTGCATATGGATATGCGTCCACATCTTCCGGGACGGAGTAATTGTTATTTTTGATGCGTTGTAGCTCTTGTTTCAATTCGTATTGGTCCATCATAATATTTTCTGTCCTCTCTTTTAAAGTTTTTATGTCTTGTTTTTTACACTACCCTATATTTCTCTTTACGGGATTAGTAAGTCTATAGTATCACCGATTGGGGTGTTATTTGGAACAAATCTTACTAGACCAACAAAAAAACAAAATGATGCGCAAACTAATATCAGCTTGCACGTCATTTCGTTTTTTCTATGCTTTAGATTAGTTAAGTATTAAATTATCCTCACTTAGATGTCCCTAACTTAAAACATTATTTATTTAAATCTTTTTTCGTTACTTCACTTCTAATATTTACATCTTTTGAGAATTCAGTATCGTTTTTTAGATTATTAGGATATTTATTTTTACGTTCTCGATTATCGTTTCGATTCGTCATAAATTGTCCTCCTCTTATTAAGATTTGTACCTATTTTGTACCAAAGGAACAATTCCATACAGATTAAATTTTTATTTTATCTCTAAGTAAATACACTATGAACTGATAATGTTTACAACTCCTTTTTCCACTTTTTGTGCACTTTCTTTTAGGCAAAATACTTACTTGTTGGCACATACTACTCTTATTGGAGGTGACAATCATGGGACACAATCAAAACCCATTTACAACAAAGAAGCGTAATGCCAACGGACAATACGATAAGGAACCACACAGCATCGACAGCCACGGCAATTTTGTACCTAACACACCAACGAATGAAGCTGTTCTTCGTGCTGAAAGACCAAAGAAGAAATGAAAAAAGCCCTGGAATTCTCTCCTGGGCTTTTTTCATTTCTAATAATTTTTATTGATATCGCTTGTCAAAATTGATGAGTAAGTAACATTATCTTTTTGCTGTCTCACCAAGAATACTTACGACCTCTGATTCTGCATGACCATCCCTCTCTTCTATCAGCATTAACAGTCACTGCTCGAGTATCAACTGCATCTGGAAGAACCGATTTTTACTACTAGAGACGGTAATAAGATGAATCCAATTTGACACAATACATTCAATATATTTCCAAGCTATCTGGACATGATAAAAGATGAGGTGACTGTCATGAAGGATGAGATATTAGAATTAGTACCAGGATCGGTAAAGAAGTTACTCCAGAAAGAAGTTAAAGATGGGAACCGATGCCTCATTGATTTGGTTGTCGATGAGGCAACTACTTATGGATTTGAACCGGAGCAAGTAGTCCCTTGTATCATGGCGGGTTATTATGTTTACGAATCCACGACCTATCCCAGTGAAATGGAGGAAGAATGGAAGTTGAGCTTGGTTTTTCACGCGGCCAATCGTTCGGCAATGAAGCTTCTGTCTTATGGGAAGTATAAGGCGAAACGATCAGAAAGTGGATGGATGAGGTATACAAATCCATAAAGTTTACTTAACGTTCACTAATTAGCTTGATGAGCATGGAGTACCGTAAGCAAAAAGGAAATTTATCACATTAAGCTAATTCGATATGAAAAAGTCCGATTTCAACCCCGTTAAGGTTGCATCCATCTGAAGAACAAGTATTAAAAGGAATTAAAAAAGCTGTGGAATTTACACATTCAACGGCTTTTTTAATGAATATGACTTAAATGAACTATTCTCTAAAGATTGATTTTAATTGCTATACTCAATACAGCAGCTGAGAAAAATTCATTTAAGAGTTGGCATGCGAAGTTTCATGTTACATATTATCCGATTAGAAAAAAGTAGATTTACCTCCCTCCTGCTCGTCATTACATCATTTCTCTCATACATTTACTACACTATCGTTGTAACACGGATTTCTGGTCCCTAAGAAGCTGGTAAATCAGATTCGAATTTATTTTTTTGTCTCTTTAAACCTAATTTGCCAGCGTAATAATCAAGTGTTTCTAAAACAGTAAAACGATGTCCGAGTTAACAACAAGGTTAGAGATGCGAAGAACGAGTTAACCAGTTTTATCTTGCATACCAAAAAAGACCATAATCTGTCATAACAGAGGCGTGGCCCATTTGATGCAACATGGCCGTAATATTGCCACGGTGATATGTTCCATGATTCACAACGTGTAGGACCACTTCAGAAAAACTAGTTTCCCGTAGCCCAGCATATGGATTATCAAGCACTAGCGTCTTTTCCAAATCTTCTTGTTGATTGAAAAACGATGTATACTGCTCAGATAAGTCGAAAAACATCGTTTCAATTCCCTCGATACTTTTCGTTTCAGTCTGTTCTTTCAAATGATCTGTAAATGCCAATGCTTCCTTCATGCTTTTACCAGAAAGAATGTTTAACCAACAGTAATCGGTAAGGTAAATGTGCGAAACTGTCTTTGATACGGATGGAAACACGCTTTGAATTTCCTTATGGTAAATGTCCCGTGGAAGTTCTTTTAACCGATCAAAAATTGTTTTATTCGCCCATACGTGGTAGTCATACAGGTTTAATGCATGATGCGTCATATTAAATCCCCTCCTTTTCCCACTATTCTTAATTATTCTTTTGATATGTGTTTTGTTCTGTTTCTATCTAACTAATCCCTCTTCCGCTCACCTGCCCAGTTAGGATTAGTTAAATTGTATTGTTATTAAACATTTGAATTGAGAACCACTCCAGGATCAAAGTTTGCTCATGCTATTGATAAAATGCAGACCTTTCCTTAAAATCCACAGGTGACTTCAATATTATGTACGGTTAATACTATTGGGACAGCTGGCGCCTTATTTAGCTTAGGGTACTATTTAGTGGTGAGTATGATTACATGGGGAATGAGTTTACTTCATACAGGTTCCTTACTAACAATGCCATTGTATTTTCTTATTCTTGTTATCATTATGGCTATTACTTGCAGGATTTTTCTTTATACTTCCAAGTTAAAGAATTCAAGTGTTTAATTTAAAACGAAAAGAGACTCATCATAATGAGTCTCTTTTGTAGAATGTAATAAAATTTAAACATGGTAACATGCTCACGCTGCTCCGCGATAAATCTTTTGCTTTTCCTGTTGCCGATTAGGTGGTCGAATCAAAATAGCGATGATAAATGATACAACACACAATGCGCCAATTACAATAAAAGTTGGCTTAAATCCACCTAGAAATGCACCAATAAAGGAACCTGCGAGTGCTCCAAAACCAAAACCTTGATATACGATTCCGTAGTTTTTACTATGATTTTTTAGACCAAAGAAATCACCAACAATAGCTGGAAAAATGGTGATATTTCCACCAAAACAAAAAGCAACGCTTGCTACACATACAAAATAGATACCATAATTTAAGTCCACAAAACTAAGAACAAAAACAGATATAGCTATAACGACAAACGTTGCGGAAACAATTTTTAAACGACCGATTTTATCTGACAACGGTCCCAAAATAATTCGGCCAACCGTATTAAAGATCGCAACCATAGCGACAGCATTAGCTGCTGTTGCGGCGCTAAGCCCTACGAGTTGAACACCGATATCTTTTACCATGCTAATTAAGTATAAGCCACTCATACATGATGTAAATAACATAATAAATAACAGATAAACTTCTTTTGTGCGTAGCATTTCTCTTGTTGTATAGTCATGACTTTTTGTTTCATGAACTGTATCTTGTTCAGCGGCTTTATGGATAAAACAAGCGCCTATTACTATCATAACTGCAACAATTAAGCCCCAATATAAAAACGCTTGTGATACACCAACTGAATCAATGAACTTTGCGTTAATGTATTTAAAAATTAGGCTACCCATGCCATATGCGGAGACAGATATACCAGCAATTAAACCTTTACGCTCTGGAAACCACTTTATTAAATTGGACAGTGAAGTAATATAGGCTGTACCATCTGCGTAACCTACAACAACTCCTGCTAGTACATAAAGCATTGGTAATGAGGAAACTTGCGAACTAAGCATCAAGCCAATTCCTAAGGCTAATCCGGCTATCATAATGAGTTTGCGAATTCCCCATTTTTCTTGTAATTTACTCGCAAACAAAGTTGAAAATGCTAAAGAAAAACTAGTGATCGAGAAGGTTATAGCAACAGAGTTAAGATTCCAGCCAAATTTACTTACTAAAGGTTGATTAAATAAGCTCCATGTATATATCGTTCCAAGACCCATTTGTACAATGATTGTACCGAGGACAACAAGCCATGGATTAACAGATGAATGTTTCATACCATCTTTTCCTCTCTTTTCTTAATTCAATTCTTTTCAATCATTGTCTAACGATGTTTATTATAACCACAATGCTACGCCAGATACGGATATTGAAGTGAAAATTAAAATGAATTAATACGGAGTAATACATTTCATATAAACAAGTGTTTCACTGTGATAGATATGTGAAAATTCTCATCTCAAGCTACTACAGCATTACGTTAAATTGGAATGTTTATTTCATTTTTAGACACTCTAAAAATGAGAGGTGTTATAAATGAATAATCCATACTCAAGAAAAGAAGGAAAAATTGATAATAAGAATAAAAACCTGTATAAAAGTGATGATGTTATTGACCTGGATGCAGATGAACAAGCAATGAACGGATTGTACGGAATGCCAGAAACTGAGCTGGAAGATAGTGATCATCACGAAAAAGAGACTTCAAAAAAATAAAATGGAAAATAGGTAATTTGCGTTCTTGATTGTTCTTTAACAACAAAAAGACACTCCGTTGTATTGGTAAGTGTCTTTTTGTTGATTAGATATATACGATTTTATTGCAGTAAAGCTGTGTTAAGATAAGGCATCTTCTAATGCTTATATACATATCGTATCAAACAATGTGATTATTTAGATGGGACTTCAGATGTATTTTTCTATCCTTAAAAAGTCTTATGGAAAATAAAAACAGATTAATATTCAATTTCATCGTAGTCTTTTGGCTGCGGCACAGTTTGCATATTCGCAGCATCTTTCGGATCACTGTAGATTGCATTTTGTTCTGTGCTCATGTCTTTCAAGTTTTGTTTTTTATTGTTATTAGGTTGTTTTTTCATCAGAATTCACTCCTTTTCTTTTCAAAGGTAGTTATGCCCTAATTTAGGTACTTTTACTTATGGTAACGGTGTGTATGAACAAAGGGTTTATTGAGCAAATGTATCAGCCACTAAATTGCTAAATTCTCTTAAATATTGAAGATAGTTGTTTCCGCCATAGTTATATCTTTTGTTATACATCTTTGCGATAACGACATTATATTCAGGAATAACTAAAATCGTTGGCCCTGTCACACCTAATATTTGATAAGATCCTTTTGGAACTCGTTCACCTATTTCACTTTGTAATGCTGGTGTATTTTGAACAAACCAAAATAATCCGTTTTGTGGTAAATCTGTATTTTTATAATGAGGACATTGAACTTGTGTTGCAATTTCAATAACTTTTTTCGGTACGATTTGATTTCCATTGATATATCCTTTATTCAAATGTAGATTACCCCAATAAGCAAATTCTCTTGCAGAGACAAAAAGGTTCGTCTCTGTTCCGTCATCTAGTTTCCCTACATGAGAAACTGCTTCCTCATTGGGATTCATAACCACTTGAACCAAATTCTCATGTTCTTTTGTTCGCCAAGCAGTTTCCTTAAATCCCGCAGGTGTAAAAACTCGTTCTTTTAGTAACTCTGGAAAGTTTTTGCTATATAGCTTATTTATGAGCTGTGTCATCATTAATACATTGATGCCTCTGTATGCCCATCCTTGTCCAGGTTCGAATTCTCGATACATTGTTCCATTCTCTTTCGTGTTTAAACCATGTGAATGTGTTACTAAATGTCTTATGGTTGTTTTACCGAGTATGTCCTTATCATAATCTTCGAAGTAATCCGCTGCATAATCATCAAGGTGCTTTATTTTTCCTTCATAAAGTGCATAGGCGATTGCGAGCCCTAAATAACTTTTTCTTGCAGAAGCGACATGAAACTGTGACGATGCTGTAATTGGAGAGCTATCGATCGTATTAGAATGATTTCCGCTATAGTGTTCTAGTACAACTTCATTATCTTTTAGAATAAATAGTGCTGCGGCAGAGCTATGATTCCATTCTTTTATATCTTCAACCCATGAAATTAATTCCGCGTATTTATCCATTTTTCAATTCCTCTCATTATCAAACTACATGTATCGAATTCCAAATTCGACAAAAAACGTTAAACCCCTTCGTATAATCTATTTGAAATGAAAAAGAGCTTAATTTCTTTTGTCTCAAGAAATTAAGCCCAAATCCCAAATTCACTTAAATCATTCTATTGGACCAGGATTCATGTTTTTTCCATAAAATATTTCATCCGTTTCCGTTGTTAATTTCCTTGTAATTTCTTCTTGTTCTTTTGCGGTTAATTTTTCTTTTGTATAACCAAATAGATAGTTGTTTAAATCAAATTCTTTTAGTTTACATTTTGTATGAAAAATATGTTCTTGATATACATTGACATCAATCATGTCATACAAACTTTTTACGTTTTCTGGAATGTAATTTTGGATAGAATTTATCTCGTGATCGATAAATAATTTATGCCCTGTTATATCTCTTGTAAACCCACGAACACGGTAATCAATTGTCATAATATCTGTATCGAATGAATGAATAAGATAATTTAGCGCTTTAAGCGGTGAGATTTCCCCGCATGTAGATACATCAATATCCGCTCTAAAAGTACTGATACCCTCATTTGGATGAAATTCCGGATACGTATGGACCGTAATATGACTTTTATCTAGCTGCATGACAACTGAATCAGGAAGCGGTCCAGGTGATTCAGTGAATGACTCAGTCGGAACTTCTACGATTGGACCTTCTGAAACCAATATAGTTACGCTTGCTCCTTGTGGAATATAATCCTGTTTGGCGATGTTTAATACATGTGCACCTATAATGTCAGATACATTTTGTAAAATCTTTGTTAATCTGTCTGCGTTGTATTGTTCATCTATGTATTCTATATAAGCTTCCCGTTCTTCTTTTGTTTTTGTGTAACAAATGTCATACATATTAAAACTTAATGATTTTGTGAGATTATTAAATCCATGCAATTGAATACGTTGCTCTGGTGTTAGTTTCATGATTGATTTCCCCTTATACTGTAATATTCATTGATTATTTACAAATCCCATATAAAATATGATTCCATACTACAATTTTTTAATGCATGGTTCTTTTTAACGACATTGAGATATGTATTAACAATATTGCATATGCATTATTGTTTTTTTATTTTTAATATTTTTGTAAAAATACGGTAAATGAAATTCTTTTTTGTTTTTATCCCATAAACAAGGTTTGTTCTTGTAATATGGAGCATAATTGAGATTTTGTTATATACAAAAAGAACTTGGATTCAATTGGATCCAAGTTCTTTTGTATACCTGATCTATTCATATTTCTAGCTGTGTAAACTTCCTTTCAACCAAGAGCGCGGTCGATAGAAACCGATTGGAATTTGGATGAGACTCGTTTTTCCTTGTGAATCGGCCCTGTAGATTTCATCACACAAGTTTGCATCGAATCCAAGAAGCGGGTGTCCTCCTAGTCCCATGCTAGAAGCTACCAATAATAACTTTTGTACAAGTATCCCTGCCGCCATCTGTTGAATGCGATATCCTCTATAACCAAGTGTTGTTTTGAGATGATCCTTATCCCCTAACACATGGAGACAAATCGGCACTTGGAATAGATTTACATTGTGCATTGTCATCCCATTTTGCAGTGAAAGTCGATGATCCCCAAGAAATATTTGCCGTAGCATATGATTTGCGCTGTCATAAGAATAAGCTCCATCTGGAATACCTTCAACACCAGACAAACAGACATTTAAGGAAACACAATCTGTAAGTTCTTTATGTGTTTCATCTAGATCATTTTGATAGGCAAAAGAAGCCATCGTCTCATGTAGCAAGTTCGTTACTTGTTTTCGATTTATCTTTTCGTTAACAAAATCCATTTCTGGTGAATATCGTTTTCGGCACGCTGCTGCGAAATCATATGACACTTTCTCACCCTTGGCTAGAACCATCGCCTGACCATCACAATTCATGTTCTGTTTTCTTCTTATTTTTTGAAACGATTGCGTTGATTCAAATAGAGATGCTTCATTCATTTGAATGAGCATCGGATATTCTGTGATTTTTCGTGACCGAACATAATGGTCATGATGAATATTTGGTAATTCTTGGCATAATTCAGTAGCAGAGATATCCTTATTCATTGCATCATCCCCATTATGAAACCATGTTGTTGTGTGTTTTACTGATAGTGGGATAATTGCATACGCACTTTCCTCTTGTGCAGATAAGCCAAGTAAGTGATTAATAGCCCGGTCAAGGAATTGGAAATATACGCCTGATGTGAAATCAAATCGCTTTGCTACTTCTTGCAATTGTCCGATTAACACGCCTGCATCTAATCCTTGCAGGCGGTAAGAAAAATTATTGTATTTAAAGAAATTTTTCCAAAACATTGTTGATACAAAAACCAGACCAAAACAAACGGATGTATCACAGCGATCGCCAAGAGAACGAGCTAGATATGAATCAAAATTCCCTTCTCTAAGTAACACTAAACGGTGATGTGCTACATCATAGTGATATACTCCAGTAGGTAAATGATCTATCTTTAAATACATATATAATTCATTGGGATATAAACCTCCGCCCGAAGGAGCAAATCGCCGATACGACTGTATGAAAGCTATTTCTTGTTCAATAAAATCGGAGGACATGGTTAATTGACAACATTGAGTAAGACCAAATACATACCAAAGAAAATGACCGATTTCGCGAAGATCTGGCTTTTGGGATGCTTCTAAATTTTCAAGTGTTAATGGTATTTCTGGGCATAACGGAATGGTAGGTAAACCACGATATAATTTATAAGAAAAGGGCTTGTCGTCCCAATCAGCTTCCCAATTTGGTGGTGTAACTTTCTCTGTATTGAAATGTAAATTATGCAAAAATGTATCTAAACTCATCCTGCGCCCCCTTCGTTACCATTTATACAGCCCCATCAGTGAGAATAAACTCCTACTGATGGAGGCTTTTTATGGAAATGGATGTGGATGTGGGTTAAGATCATCAAATGATAATGGCTGTTTTGTATACCCAAGCTCCATGGGCACTTTCAAGACTCTTTTTAACCCGGTTAAACGAGTAAGTTGGTATCCAAATGTCATTGGTAGCATCCCTGGAATTAGTACTTTCACACAGTGTAATCCATTACGAGCAATTTCTGACGTTGTTTGATTGACAACAATGACGTCAAGATTTCGTCTGTGAAGTACTTCAAGCATATCTTTTAAGTCATCAGTTAAGTCCGTATGTTTGACTCGCTCTTTAAATTCTTCATTAAACGTTCGAAGTGGACGTGTATCATCGAATAAAAACTGGAAACGCTCCTCTGCTTCCTGTAAACCGTATAACATCGAATGATCATCCATTTGTTTTACTAAGTACGGATCGGAGAGCATTTTCTTATATTTCTCTTTATGTTTCTCAAATTTCGGATCAAGTGTTAACATCATTCCCGCCAATTCATAAACAGCACTCTTAATCGCACGAATTGGATCTAGATGAGCTCCTGAAGCACAAAGAAGATTCATACCGTGTTCTTTTCTGTTTTTCGCTATAACCCAAACGCTTGGAATTCCATGCTCCATCGTCGAGTTGAAAATGTGTAAATCATAACCTGCTACTGCTTTCACACGATGAATCATTAATTGTAATTCTTCATCGTGAATAGAAGAAAGATCAAGACGCGGTAGAGGAAGCTGTGCATACCAGGTTAACAAAAACGAATCACGTTCAATTACTTCTAGCATGCCGTGAAAAATGGCTTCTTCTAAGCTGCCACCTAGTGCACAACCATTAGAAGTTTCATAAACAAACCCTTCACTATTTAAGCTGTAATAAGCAAGAAGTTCTGGAACCAAAATCGGGCGCTCTTGTAAAAATGAATAGCCCCAAACCCAGTTCATTGGACGATCTGGGTGAAATAATTTGAATGGGAAATTAGGCTGCATATATTTTTCTTTTGCGTGTATACCTACGTCAAGAGGATTAAGTGCTTGATCAGCTAAGTTATAAAAGGTGTCATGAATAACAGTTTGTTTTCCGCGAGGTTCGAGACCGCAGTATCTCTCTAATCCTTCTAAAATAGCAGTTAACTCACTTTCCTCATAAGAGTGGGTTCGTCCTGCTGTTCCTTCATCTCCAAAGGGAAATGGAAGATTTACACTTACATCCGCAAAAGGTGGTGTCATATCATATGCCTTATCGTTTAAAAAACCAGTTTGATAATCTAAGTAATCTTTGACTAACACTGTACTCAGTTCAGACATGGAACGACAGCGAAAAGTGTTCATATGAAGCTTCTTATTTGGCTGCAATGAAATTTCAGCTAGTGCAGCAGAATCTTTTGGTAATGAGCTACAAACGGGACAAAGCGGATGAGGAAGGAAGAAATGATAAGAACTTTTTAATGTTTTTAGGTTAACGAAAAGCATATGTTCTTCTAACAGACTGCCGTCACCTTGCATGATACAATGAACTTCTTTTACAAGGTGATGCATCATCTGTAATAAACCGTTATTCGATGCCGAAATGTCACGTTGTATTTCTTGTTTGTATGCTAGGATTTGTTGTATGTTCCACATTTCTTTTGAATCATTTCCTGCTAATATGCGCCGATTATCTGCACATTGAGAACACCCTGGTATACCTGGACGTACAAAAGGGCCGATAAGGGCTTCCCCAAATGAAACAAAAGCTCGTAACCAAGGAATCTGAATGGTTTCTGCTTGTTTATGAATAGAAGGATTCCAATTATCATGTAATACGAGAACTAAATCTGTTTCTTTTGGTATTAGTTTTTCAAAATCGGTATATTGATTGACTTTATATTGTGAGGATAGTTCTTTATACACGTAATCTGCCAACAATCCCTCGCCCACAATAACAACAGCGCTCAACTGGATTCCTCCTTCCTTATCAATACACCTACTATGTCTGTTGAATTTTCTTTCCAGACATCTTCTAATTGTATCTCTAATACTACAAGCTGTTGTCTATTTTCTATTAAGAGTTGTTCGGCGGATTGTAAAACCTCTAATTCTGTAACGCTTGCACTAGACGGAATGATTACGTGTAGTGGCTCTTTTTCTTGTAATACGACTGACGAAATTTCTCTTGCTTGTGATGTAGAAGAATCGACCTGATTTTGCACGTCTGAAAGTGCTTGCTGTAAAGCTCTTCGTAATGCTAAAGTGATATTTAAATCTACACTTCCATACCAGTGATTATTCGTACCTACCCACATTACAGGAAAACCTAATATTGTTTTTCCCACGCCAATTATTGGTGTTTCTTGCATCGTAGCAAGAGACTGTAAATAAAAAAGGCAACGTTCATCTTCTATGCTATCTAACTGTATTTGAGAAACAGGGATTTTTTTGTTCATCTGATTCTTACTAAATTCTCCATGTAAACACTTTTGTAACCCCCGGCAAATACTTTCTGTCATTGTTGTACCTACACCAATTCCTATAAAGTGTTGTGAAATTTTCTCTCGTTCTGGAATCTGTGAAAAGAGTAAGTTAGCCATTCGTGATACGTAGGCTTCGATTCCAGATAGGCCAGCTTCATATCGCGCCTCCGTATGTGTTAAACCCATACCTATCATGCTTGGTAACAATGAAGTTGGTCCATCTGATATGGGATCAACTACTTGCATACGACACTGTGCTAAAGGAAGTTGTTTTAAGTCTCCTTCCTCCCAAATATGAAAAATTCCAGCTTCCTTGGAAATTAAATGGTGTAAGTTAAAAATAGATGGATTCGATTCACTTTTATTTGAACTTTGTTCGGTTTTTGCGCTGATGTCTTGCAACCATTCGATATTTATATTTCCTCTTACTAAAGGATGAGGCAAAAAAGAATGCCAGTTTCCTTCTAACGTTTCTAAATTGAGCAAGAAAAATTGATTTGTGTCTGAGGGCTTCGTAACTCCTGTAACCTTTTTGAATAATTCAAACACGGCTACATTTGCTAGCATCGATTCAGCTGTAGAAGAAAGTGT
This region includes:
- a CDS encoding putative thiazole-containing bacteriocin maturation protein; translation: MPNLNTSTRLKMKKDTFFLPDQKGNVYFRNNTSSFQMEGKSINQWVEKLLPMFNGEYTLGHLTDGLPDPYKRRVYEIAEILYQNEFAVDISQDRPHELPENILQKFASQIEFLDSFGHSGAYHFQSYRQCKVLAIGSGSFFLSLVSTLLESGLPQFHMMVTNTEATNKKRIHEFINHAQQTDAEVSVEEIFYQKENIVLLKKAIQPFDAIVYVSKKENIEELKILHAICKEEKKMFLPAICMQGIGLTGPLVHPDSDACWESAWRRIHKSVFPENLLEHTLSSTAESMLANVAVFELFKKVTGVTKPSDTNQFFLLNLETLEGNWHSFLPHPLVRGNINIEWLQDISAKTEQSSNKSESNPSIFNLHHLISKEAGIFHIWEEGDLKQLPLAQCRMQVVDPISDGPTSLLPSMIGMGLTHTEARYEAGLSGIEAYVSRMANLLFSQIPEREKISQHFIGIGVGTTMTESICRGLQKCLHGEFSKNQMNKKIPVSQIQLDSIEDERCLFYLQSLATMQETPIIGVGKTILGFPVMWVGTNNHWYGSVDLNITLALRRALQQALSDVQNQVDSSTSQAREISSVVLQEKEPLHVIIPSSASVTELEVLQSAEQLLIENRQQLVVLEIQLEDVWKENSTDIVGVLIRKEESS